Below is a genomic region from Rhodococcus sp. WMMA185.
TCTGGAGAAGGGTGACCGGACCGAAGACGACGTGCTGATGGCCGTCCTCGATGCCGGTGCGGAAGAGGTCACCGATCTCGGCGAGACGCTAGAGGTCGTGAGCGAACCCGGCGACCTCGTTGCGGTCCGCAGCGCTCTTCAGGAAGCGGGAATCGACTACGAATCCGCCGAGGCCGACTTCCGGGCTTCCGTCGAGGTTCCGGTCGATGTCGACGGCGCCCGCAAGGTCTTCAAGCTCGTAGACGCACTCGAAGACTCCGACGACGTGCAGAACGTCTATACCAATGTCGACCTCTCCGACGAGGTTCTTGCGGCACTCGAGAGCTGATCGCACGGCGGGGAAGGGGCAAGGCTCGCATGCCTGCCCCTCCCCGCCGTTCTGCGTGTTGGTGCGCGGACTCGTCCGACCCCACGACTAAGCTATCGAACAGCTGTTCGGCATCGAAAGAGGTGGCTTTGCGTGCGTGTGCTGGGTGTGGATCCCGGTCTGACCCGGTGTGGGTTCGGCGTGGTCGACGGTGGAAGCGGTCGCACGGTCACTCCTGTGGCGGTCGAGGTGGTGCGTACCCCGGCTGATCTGGAATTGTCGGCCCGGCTGCTGCGGATCTCCGAGGCAGCCGAGGGGTGGATCGATCTCTATCGCCCCGAGGTGGTGGCGGTCGAGCGGGTGTTCTCCCAGCACAATGTCCGCACCGCGATGGGCACAGCCCAGGCGGGTGGCGTGGTTGCCCTCGCTGCCGCACGCCGTGGCATACCCGTGTGCTTCCATACCCCCAGTGAAGTGAAGGCGGCGGTCACAGGTAGTGGTTCGGCCGACAAGGCCCAGGTGACGGCCATGGTGATGCGCATCCTCGCGCTGCCGACCGCACCGAGGCCCGCCGACGCCGCGGACGCACTGGCGTTGGCGATCTGCCACTGCTGGCGGGCGCCGATGATCGAACGCATGGCCCGCGCCGAGGCCGCGGCCGCAGAGCAGAGACGCCGCTACCAGGCCCGGCTGGCCGAACTGAAAAAGGCAGGTTCATCATGATCGCGTCCGTCCGCGGTGAGGTGCTCGAGATCGCCCTCGACCATGCGGTGATCGAGTCCGGCGGTGTGGGATATCGCGTCAATGCGACGCCGGCGACTCTCGGTGGCCTGCACCGTGGGACCGAGGCCCGACTGGTCACGGCGATGATCGTGCGCGAGGACTCGATGACGCTGTACGGGTTCCCCGATTCCGAGTCGAAGGAGCTGTTCGGGCTTTTGCAGACCGTGTCGGGCGTCGGCCCTCGTTTGGCAATGGCCACCCTCGCCGTGCTCGAACCCGAGGCCCTGCGTGCGGCGCTGGCAGATGGGAACGTCGCGGCGCTCACGCGGGTGCCGGGCATCGGTAAGCGCGGCGCCGAACGGATGGTCGTCGAACTGCGCGACAAGGTCGAGGCGGTCGCATCCCCGGCCGGTGCGGTATCGGCGAGCGGCAACGGCGCCGGATCGATTCGTGACCAGATCGTCGAGGCGCTGGTCGGGCTCGGCTTCGCGGCCAAGCAGGCCGAACAGGCCACCGACTCCGTCCTCGCCGACACGCCCGAGTCGACGACTTCGTCGGCGCTGCGTTCGGCACTCTCACTGCTCGGGAAGACAAAGTGAATCTCGAACCCATGGACGGCGCGGACGACTACGACGCGGTATCGCCGGTCTCCGCCGAGCTCGTCAACGGCGACGGCGATATCGAGGCGAGTCTGCGGCCGAAGAATCTGCACGATTTCATCGGGCAGGCGCGAGTACGGGAACAGTTGCAGCTGGTGCTCACCGGCGCCAAGATGCGCGGCGGGACACCGGACCACATCTTGCTGTCGGGACCGCCGGGACTGGGCAAGACCAGCATGGCGATGATCATCGCCTCCGAACTCGACTCCTCACTTCGGCTCACGTCGGGTCCGGCGCTCGAACGCGCAGGCGATCTGGCGGCGATGCTCAGCAACCTCGTCGAGGGTGATGTGCTGTTCATCGACGAGATCCATCGCATTGCCCGGCCCGCAGAGGAGATGCTCTACCTCGCAATGGAGGACTTCCGGGTCGATGTGGTGGTCGGCAAGGGTCCAGGGGCCACTTCGATACCACTGGAAGTTGCGCCGTTCACCCTGGTCGGAGCAACCACTCGCTCTGGCGCGCTGACCGGGCCCCTGCGTGATCGGTTCGGCTTCACCGCGCACATGGATTTCTACGAACCCGCCGAGTTGCAACGGATCCTCATGCGCTCGGCGGGCATCCTCGGAGTTCGGCTGGGGGAGGAGGCGAGCGCCGAGATCGCCAGTCGGTCCCGGGGCACGCCTCGTATCGCGAACCGCCTGCTCCGGCGGGTTCGGGACTACGCCGAGGTTCGGGCGGACGGGGTCGTCACCCGAGAAATCGCTCATGCTGCGCTCGCGGTGTACGATGTCGACCAGTTGGGCCTGGACCGTCTCGATCGGTCTGTTCTCAGCGCTCTGGTGCGAAGTTTCGGTGGCGGACCGGTCGGTGTGGCAACTCTCGCTGTAGCCGTCGGGGAAGAACCGTCCACCGTTGAAGAGGTTTGCGAGCCCTTCCTGGTGCGAGCTGGGATGATCGCTCGAACACCGCGCGGACGTGTCGCCACCGCGGCCGCATGGATCCAGTTGGGGCTCACGCCTCCACCGGACGCGGTAACCGGGGGAATCGACGTCCGCGTCAATGAACCTCAGACCTCGTTGTTCGATCAGGAGCAATTCGATCCTGAGGGCGCCTGATCGGGTGGGCGAAATGCCCGCATCTGCCGCCCCGAACCGATGCTCGGTCCGGTAATGGCACACTGGTGTCCTGCATCGGCCCAACCGGGGCCAATGCTAACGACCGTTCGACATACCTCGAGGTTGACTTAACTGATGGAACTTCTCTTCCCGCTCCTGATTCTGGCGCTGCTCGTCCCCATGTTCCTGGGGATCCGCCGGCAGAAGAAGGAGGCGGCACAGACTGCTGCTCTCCAGGATTCACTCGCGGTGGGAGATCGCATCTTCACCACGGCAGGGTTGCACGCAACCGTCGTCGGTCTGAAGGACGAAACGATCGAACTCGAAATAGCCCCCGGTGTGGTCACAACGTGGTCGCGACTCGTCGTGCGCGAACGGATCGAAGATGCTCCGCTGCCGGATTCCGGACCGATCGAGCACGAGTCGATCGAGGCCGACAGCAGGGGCGACGACCGTGGGAACGACGATGGCAATACGCCGCGATTGGGCAAGGATTGATCCGCGCGACCGACGCGCCCGAATCACACCGAGCCGGCAACCGGGACTGAGCCGACCGGTTCGCCGGTTCGGCGCGGTTGTCGAACGTTCCCACTCGAACTGTACGTACTGAGGAGACATAGAGATCGTGGCACCTTCTGGATCGGTGCATCCCGTCCGCTCCCTCACCGTTTTCGCGGTGCTCGTGGCGGTTCTGTATGCCCTGGTGTTCTTCACCGGTGACAAATCCACAACACCCAAGCTGGGCATCGACCTGCAAGGAGGGACCCGAGTCACCCTCACCGCGCGCACCCCGGATGGCAGTAGCCCGACACCCGACGCCCTGAGGCAAGCGCAGGAGATCATCGAGAGTCGCGTGAACGGTCTCGGCGTCTCCGGCTCCGAGGTGGTCATCGACGGAGAGAACCTCGTCATCACTGTCCCCGGTGACGACAGTTCGCAGGCTCGCTCTTTGGGCCAGACGGCGCGGCTGTATATACGTCCGGTCCAGACGTCGCAGGCCGCGGCCATCCCCGGAGGTCAGGCGCCGTCAGGGGAGAGTCCGGACGGAACGGGGGCCCCGGCGGACGGGGGAGCACCGGCAGACGGGGGAGCACCGGCAGACGGGGCACCCGCACCGCAGAACCGGCCGTTCCCAGCGCAGGATCCGACCACGCCACCGGCGCCGACGGAGGAGCCGACCCCTGCCGGAACGGACGGAGCCGACACCACCGATGAAGCTGCCGCCGAGATCGCGGCCGCGCGGGCAACGCGTCAGAGCACCGATCCGACAGTCCAGCAGCAGGCCATGGACACACTCGACTGTTCGGTGGCGGATCCGCTCCGAGGCAACGACGACCCGACGCTGCCGCTGGTCGCGTGTGACGAGAACGGCCAGTTCGTCTATCTGCTCGAGCCGTCGATCATCGACGGCCAGGAGATCGACGACGCCACGGCCGGGTTCAACCCCCAGCAGTCGCGGTACGAGGTGAGCCTGACGTTCAAGTCCGGGGCAAGCAACACCTGGGCAGCGTTCACAGCGCAGAACATCGGCAGGCAGGCAGCGTTCACGCTCGACTCGAAGGTCGTCAGCGCACCCGTCATCCAGGGCGCAACCCCCGCAGGCAGCGCGACGTCCATCACCGGTCAGTTCACCTCGGAGGAGGCGAACCAACTCGCGAACACGCTGAAGTACGGTTCGCTGCCGCTGTCGTTCGCGTCCTCGGAGGCCGAGACCGTGTCGGCGACGCTCGGTCTCGCCTCACTGGAGGCGGGTCTGATCGCCGGCCTCGTCGGCCTGGTCCTGGTCTTGCTCTACTGCCTGCTCTATTACCGGATACTCGGTGTACTCACCGCGCTGTCGCTGGTGTGCTCCGGGGTCATGGTGTACGCGATCCTGGTGTTGCTCGGCCGGTACATCAACTTCACTCTCGACCTCGCGGGTATCGCTGGTCTGATCATCGGTATCGGTATGACGGCCGACTCGTTCGTGGTGTTCTTCGAACGAATCAAGGACGAGATGCGGGAGGGGCGCAGTTTCCGGTCCGCGGTTCCACGTGGCTGGGCGCGCGCACGACGCACGATTCTCTCCGGTAACGCGGTCAGCTTCATCGCCGCCGCGGTGCTGTACGTTCTGGCGATCGGCCAGGTGCGCGGCTTCGCGTTCACCCTCGGCCTGACCACCGTCCTCGACGTCGTGGTGGTGTTCCTGGTGACGTGGCCGCTGGTCTACATGGCTTCGAGGTCGGCGTTCTGGTCCAAGCCAGGGGCCAACGGGTTGGGCGCGGTGCAGCAGGTCGCCAAGGAACGCAAGGCTGCCGCAGCGGCGGCGGCGAAGGAGTCACGAGTATGAGCGAATCGACCACGTCGTCTCGGTCCGCAGACCAGACGTCCCCCGATCCTTCGCTGTCCGATTCGGCTGTCGACCAGTCGTCGATGCCGCATCACAGCTTTCTGTCGCGGCTCTACACCGGAACCGGTGGGTTCGAGGTGGTCGGCCGCCGCCGCTTCTTCTACCTCCTGACCGGCTCGATCGTGCTGATTTCGCTCCTGAGCATCCTGATCCGTGGGTTCACCCTCGGTATCGATTTCGAGGGAGGGTCTCGGATCCAGTTCCCCGTTGGGGACGGCGTGAACACCACGCAGGTCGAAACGGTGTACTTCGACGCGCTGGGTATGGAACCGGTGTCGGTGCAGACGGTGGGCTCGGGTTCGGGCGAGACCGTGCTCATTCGCTCCGAGTCGCTGAACATGACTCAGGTCACGACACTGCAGGACGCGTTGTTCAACCAGTTTCAGCCGGTGGGCAGTGACGGCACGGTCGATAGGAACGCGATCAGTGTCGCCGAGGTCAGCGAGACCTGGGGTGGCCAGATCACCGAGAAGGCTCTGATCGCGCTGTTGGTGTTCCTCGTGATCGTCAGCGTGTACATCGCCGTCCGGTTCGAAAGGGACATGGCGATCGCCGCAATCGCCGCGCTGTTCTTCGACATCACCGTCACCGCAGGCGTCTACTCTTTGATCGGCTTCGAGGTGACACCTGCCACTGTCATCGGTCTGCTCACCATTCTCGGTTTCTCGCTGTACGACTCCGTGGTGGTGTTCGACAAGGTCGAGGAGAACACGCGGGGCATCCTGCACCTGAATCGACGCACCTACGCAGAGCAGGCGAACCTGGGTGTCAACCAGACACTCATGCGGTCGATCAACACGACCGTGATCGGCGTGCTGCCCGTGATCTCGCTGATGGTGGTCGCGGTGTGGATGCTCGGCGTCGGAACCCTCAAGGACCTGGCTCTGGTGCAGCTCGTCGGAATCATCGTCGGCTCGTACTCGTCGATCTTCTTTGCGACGCCGCTGCTCGTGACCCTCAAGGAGCGGTGGGGACCCGTGGCTGCGCACACGCGCAAGGTGCTCGCTAAACGAGCCGAGCAAGCGGAGGGGCGAGCGGCGCGGGCCGAGGCTACGGCGGCCGCAGGCGTGTCATCATCGGCCGGCGCTAGTGTTCCACGCGGTCGGAGCGCGGCAACGGCCCCCTCTCCAGGGTCACGTCCCACCGGAAAGCACAACAAGAAAAGGCGCTGACATTGCCCGGATCGAACACCACCCGTAGCGGTGTGCGCGCCCGATTCGGCAGAAGAGCCGTCGTAGCCGGAGCCGGTGTTGCCGCGACGGCGCTCCTCGCCGGATTGCTCGTCGGGTGTTCCGAGGAGGGCGAGCAGATTCCGACGATCGGGTACGCGATCGACAGCACCGTCACGACGTATAACGCCAACAGTGCGGCAGGGGCAGTCTCGGGCGCGCGTCAGGCATTCGCGCGGGTGCTGCCGGGGTTCACGTACACGGGGCCGGAGGGTGGGCCCGTGGCCGATACCGATATCGGAACGGCCAACATCACGCCGGGCGAGTCCCTCACGGTTCGGTACGAGCTCAACCCGAACTCGGTGTACTCCGACGGTGTACCGATGTCCTGCGACGACCTCATGCTGGCGTGGGCGGCGAACAGCGGTCGCTTCACTCAATCGAACGACGAGGGCGTGACGGTCCCGATGTTCGATGCGGCGAGCACCGCCGGCTACTCCGACATCGACCGGATCGACTGCCGGAGCGGGGCGAAGGATGCAATCGTCACCTTCAAACCGGATCGGTACGTCATCGATTGGAAGTCGCTGTTCAGTGCGACGGAGATGATGCCGGCTCACATCGTCGCCAACGCGACCGGCATCCCCGACATCGTTGCGGCAGTGCAGGATGCGGACAACGAGGTCATGGCCCGCATCGCGGACTTCTGGAACGGTGCGTGGACGATGACCCCTGGGGGGCTCGACCTCACGCTGTTCCCGGCATCGGGCCCCTACAAGATCGAATCGTTCTCCGAGGATGGCGGTCTCGTTCTCGTGGCCAACGATCGCTGGTGGGGCAACCGCCCCGCCACCTCCCGGATCGTCGTGTGGCCCAAGTTTTCCGACGTGAACGCGAAGATTGCGGATGGCACGGTCGAGGTTCTCGACGTCGCAACAGGATCGGTGCCGGGGATGAACCTCGATGGTTTCGATGTGACGGAAGTGCCGTCCTTCAGCGTCGAGCAGTTCATCCTCTCCACGTCCGGCGTGTTCGAGGACCCGGCCGCGCGACGGGCGTTCGCGCTGTGCCTGCCCCGTGAGGAGATGGCATCGAAGTTCGGCGCCCCGTCGGGGCCGGAAGGGACCGCGGGATCGGCAGACACGCGTTTCGTTCCTCCGGACAGTCTCGTCTACCGTGCGGCAGCCGACACCGTGAACGGCCGGTACAAGGCGCCTGATACCGAGGCCTCGGCCGCCGCACTCGCCGAGATCGACGACCCGTCGCCGACCGTGCGCATCGGGTATCTGGGGCCGGATCCGCGACGCGCCGAGATCGTGGCCGACGCGGCCGCCGCGTGCGCACCGGCGGGGATCACCGTGCAGGACGTCGGATCACCGGAGTTCACACCGTCGATGCTGCGTGACGGGCAGGTGGATGCGGTGCTCGCGGGCACGGCGTCAGCGCCCGGCGCTGCGGGTACGGCGGCGGACACCACGGCGATGTACGCCCTGCGCAGTGGTATCGGGTCGAACTTCGGCAACTATGCCAACGGCCGGATCGACGAGATCGTCGACCAGCTCGCGGTCGACGGATTCATCGGCACCCAGCTTGCGCTGTCGACCGAGGCGGAGAACATCCTGTGGTCGGAGATGCCCACGGTGCCTCTGTTCCATCAAGCCCGCTCCATCGCCTTCGCGTCGGGCCTGCAAGCCGGAACGGTCAACCCGACACGCTCGGGGGCCGGCTGGAACATGGACAGATGGATCTTTGTCAGGTGATCGATCGACACAGTAGAAATCGACACAGCAGAAGTGGCATCGTCTCCGAGCCCGACCGCTGGGCCGGGTAACTTCGTCAGTACTAATGTTATTGCTGGTGGCCCCTCACGGTCGCCGGGGCGCTGGTCTGAGAAGGACTAGGCGCGCAGCGCCCGAGTCGTTCGGTGGTAGGAGGTGACGGCATGACTTCGAATCTTGATCGATCGCAGAACACGGAATCAACCTCGTCCAAGCAGTCCGATGCCGAGTCACCTGCAGTGAATCAGGCTTCCGGCGACAGTCGCGGAACGCAGGGAGTGGCCGTTCCGGCTTCCGCATCGCGCCGGGTACGGGCGCGGCTTGCCAGGCGGATCACGGGGCAACGGAACACCGCGATCCGTCCGGTTCTCGAACCCCTCGTCAGCCTGCACCGGGAGCTGTACCCCAAGGCCGACCTCGCGATCCTTCAACGCGCCTACGATGTCGCCGAGGAGCAGCACGCCGACCAGCGCCGCAAGTCGGGTGATCCGTACATTACGCACCCACTCGCGGTGGCAAGCATCCTCGCCGAGTTGGGGATGGACACGACCACACTGGTCGCGGCCCTTCTGCACGACACCATCGAAGACACCGGGTACTCCGTCGAGCAGCTGACCGCCGAGTTCGGCGAAGAGGTGGCGCATCTCGTCGACGGGGTCACCAAACTCGACAAGGTGGTTCTCGGCAACGCCGCCGAGGGCGAGACCATCCGCAAGATGATCATCGCGATGGCCCGCGACCCTCGTGTACTCGTGATCAAGGTGGCCGATCGGCTCCACAACATGCGGACGATGCGATTCCTGCCACCCGAGAAGCAGGCACGCAAGGCCCGCGAAACCCTAGAGGTGATTGCGCCCCTCGCGCACCGATTGGGAATGGCAACCGTCAAGTGGGAGCTCGAGGATCTGTCGTTCGCGATTCTGCATCCCAAGAAGTACGAGGAGATCGTGCGCCTCGTCGCGGACCGCGCACCTTCGCGAGACACCTACCTCGCGAAAGTGCGTGCGCAGATCAACGCGACCCTGACGGCGTCGCGTATCAATGCGATCGTCGAGGGCAGGCCGAAGCACTACTGGTCGATCTACCAGAAGATGATCGTCAAGGGCCGCGATTTCGACGACATCCACGACCTGGTCGGTGTGCGGATTCTCTGCGACGAGGTCCGTGAATGCTACGCGGCGGTCGGTGTGGTCCACTCGCTGTGGCAGCCGATGGCGGGCAGGTTCAAGGACTACATCGCTCAGCCGCGGTACGGGGTCTACCAATCCCTGCACACCACGGTCGTCGGCCCTGAGGGCAAACCGCTCGAGGTGCAGATTCGCACCCACGACATGCACCGGACCGCGGAGTTCGGTATCGCCGCACACTGGCGGTACAAGGAGACCAAGGGCAAACATTCGGGCGACGCCACCGAGACCGATGACATGGCGTGGATGCGCCAACTGCTCGACTGGCAGCGCGAGGCCGCCGACCCGGGGGAGTTCCTCGAGTCGCTCCGCTACGACCTCGCGGTCAAAGAGATCTTCGTCTTCACCCCGAAGGGCGACGTGATCACGCTGCCCACGGGGTCGACACCGGTCGATTTCGCTTACGCGGTGCACACCGAGGTCGGGCACCGGTGTATCGGTGCGCGGGTCAACGGCCGACTGGTGGCGCTCGAGCGCAAACTCGAGAACGGTGAGGTGGTGGACGTCTTCACCTCCAAGGCGGCCACCGCGGGCCCCAGTCGCGACTGGCAGTCGTTCGTCGTCTCCCCGAGAGCCAAGACGAAGATTCGGCAGTGGTTCGCCAAGGAACGCCGCGAAGAGGCGCTCGAGGCCGGCAAGGACGCCATCGCCAAGGAAGTCCGGCGAGTGGGTCTGCCGCTGCAACGCCTGATGAACGCCGAATCGATGTCGTCCATCGCGCACGAGTTGCACTACACCGATGTGTCGATGCTCTACACCGCTGTCGGCGAGCACCACGTGTCGGCGCAGCACGTGGTGCAACGTCTGGTGGCCCATCTCGGGGGTGTCGGCGACGTCGAGGAGGAACTGGCCGAGAGGTCCACCCCGTCCTCCATCGCGATGCGTCCACGGACCAGCGGTGATGTCGGCGTGCTCGTTCCCGGGGCCGAAGGCACGGTCGTGAAGCTGGCCAAGTGCTGCACACCGGTGCCTGGTGACGAGATCATGGGCTTCGTGACCAGGGGTGGGATGGTCAGTGTCCACCGAACCGATTGCACCAACGCCGGATCGCTGCGGGCGCAGTCCGAGCGCATCATCGAGGTCGAATGGGCTCCCTCGACATCGTCGCTCTTCCTGGTGGCCATCCAGATCGAAGCGCTCGATCGGCACCGACTGCTCTCGGACGTGACGAAGGCCCTCGCGGACGAGAAGGTCAACATCCTGTCGGCGTCGGTGACGACATCAGGCGACCGAGTGGCGGTCAGTAAGTTCACGTTCGAGATGGGCGACCCCAAACATCTCGGACACGTCCTCAACGTCGTCCGCAACGTCGAGGGCGTCTACGACGTCTACCGAGTGACCTCCGCGGGGTGACGACCCAGGATTTCCCCATAGATATACATCCGGCGCTTGTCCCGCAGGCCTGACGACTGTCCGCCACGCCCATACGAATCGAGGTTCGCGATGATTTTCATTGTGGTGAAGTTCAACGTTCTCGACAGCCACCGGGACGATTGGCTGAACCTGACGAGAGAGTTCACGGAAGCGACGAGGGCGGAACCCGGGAACCTCTGGTACGACTGGTCTCACAGCGTGGACAACCCCAACGAGTACGTTCTGGTCGAGGGATTCCGGGACGCGCAGGCCGGTGCCGAGCACGTCAACTCCGAGCACTTCCGCCGGGGCATGGAAACAATGCGGCCGGCGCTGAGTGAAACGCCTCGGATCATCAATACCGAGATTCCCGGAGTCGAGTGGTCTTCGATGGGTGAACTCGAAATCACGCGGTAATCGCCGTTGGGTCCGATGTCGCGTTCCCGGCATCGGCCGTCCACTCGAGGAGAACCTCGCGCCACCCGCCCGTCGCGCTGACGCCCGTCCAGGCGATGTATCCGTCGGGGCGCACGAGCAGCGCCGGCCCGTCGCCCATCCGGGAGACCGCATGGACGCCGTCGGGTGGCGGTGCATCCCGCTCGGTGACGAGAACCGGTCCGCCCGAACGCATCACCTCGTACAAGGGCCCGTGGTTGGTGCGGAGGTCGGCGGCGCGCCGGCCCACCAGAGGGTGCTCACCCCGCCTGCGGCCGTAGTCGATGCTGATGCCAG
It encodes:
- the ruvC gene encoding crossover junction endodeoxyribonuclease RuvC — translated: MRVLGVDPGLTRCGFGVVDGGSGRTVTPVAVEVVRTPADLELSARLLRISEAAEGWIDLYRPEVVAVERVFSQHNVRTAMGTAQAGGVVALAAARRGIPVCFHTPSEVKAAVTGSGSADKAQVTAMVMRILALPTAPRPADAADALALAICHCWRAPMIERMARAEAAAAEQRRRYQARLAELKKAGSS
- the ruvA gene encoding Holliday junction branch migration protein RuvA, which codes for MIASVRGEVLEIALDHAVIESGGVGYRVNATPATLGGLHRGTEARLVTAMIVREDSMTLYGFPDSESKELFGLLQTVSGVGPRLAMATLAVLEPEALRAALADGNVAALTRVPGIGKRGAERMVVELRDKVEAVASPAGAVSASGNGAGSIRDQIVEALVGLGFAAKQAEQATDSVLADTPESTTSSALRSALSLLGKTK
- the ruvB gene encoding Holliday junction branch migration DNA helicase RuvB, yielding MDGADDYDAVSPVSAELVNGDGDIEASLRPKNLHDFIGQARVREQLQLVLTGAKMRGGTPDHILLSGPPGLGKTSMAMIIASELDSSLRLTSGPALERAGDLAAMLSNLVEGDVLFIDEIHRIARPAEEMLYLAMEDFRVDVVVGKGPGATSIPLEVAPFTLVGATTRSGALTGPLRDRFGFTAHMDFYEPAELQRILMRSAGILGVRLGEEASAEIASRSRGTPRIANRLLRRVRDYAEVRADGVVTREIAHAALAVYDVDQLGLDRLDRSVLSALVRSFGGGPVGVATLAVAVGEEPSTVEEVCEPFLVRAGMIARTPRGRVATAAAWIQLGLTPPPDAVTGGIDVRVNEPQTSLFDQEQFDPEGA
- the yajC gene encoding preprotein translocase subunit YajC, which translates into the protein MELLFPLLILALLVPMFLGIRRQKKEAAQTAALQDSLAVGDRIFTTAGLHATVVGLKDETIELEIAPGVVTTWSRLVVRERIEDAPLPDSGPIEHESIEADSRGDDRGNDDGNTPRLGKD
- the secD gene encoding protein translocase subunit SecD, with protein sequence MAPSGSVHPVRSLTVFAVLVAVLYALVFFTGDKSTTPKLGIDLQGGTRVTLTARTPDGSSPTPDALRQAQEIIESRVNGLGVSGSEVVIDGENLVITVPGDDSSQARSLGQTARLYIRPVQTSQAAAIPGGQAPSGESPDGTGAPADGGAPADGGAPADGAPAPQNRPFPAQDPTTPPAPTEEPTPAGTDGADTTDEAAAEIAAARATRQSTDPTVQQQAMDTLDCSVADPLRGNDDPTLPLVACDENGQFVYLLEPSIIDGQEIDDATAGFNPQQSRYEVSLTFKSGASNTWAAFTAQNIGRQAAFTLDSKVVSAPVIQGATPAGSATSITGQFTSEEANQLANTLKYGSLPLSFASSEAETVSATLGLASLEAGLIAGLVGLVLVLLYCLLYYRILGVLTALSLVCSGVMVYAILVLLGRYINFTLDLAGIAGLIIGIGMTADSFVVFFERIKDEMREGRSFRSAVPRGWARARRTILSGNAVSFIAAAVLYVLAIGQVRGFAFTLGLTTVLDVVVVFLVTWPLVYMASRSAFWSKPGANGLGAVQQVAKERKAAAAAAAKESRV
- the secF gene encoding protein translocase subunit SecF yields the protein MSESTTSSRSADQTSPDPSLSDSAVDQSSMPHHSFLSRLYTGTGGFEVVGRRRFFYLLTGSIVLISLLSILIRGFTLGIDFEGGSRIQFPVGDGVNTTQVETVYFDALGMEPVSVQTVGSGSGETVLIRSESLNMTQVTTLQDALFNQFQPVGSDGTVDRNAISVAEVSETWGGQITEKALIALLVFLVIVSVYIAVRFERDMAIAAIAALFFDITVTAGVYSLIGFEVTPATVIGLLTILGFSLYDSVVVFDKVEENTRGILHLNRRTYAEQANLGVNQTLMRSINTTVIGVLPVISLMVVAVWMLGVGTLKDLALVQLVGIIVGSYSSIFFATPLLVTLKERWGPVAAHTRKVLAKRAEQAEGRAARAEATAAAGVSSSAGASVPRGRSAATAPSPGSRPTGKHNKKRR
- a CDS encoding ABC transporter substrate-binding protein — translated: MPGSNTTRSGVRARFGRRAVVAGAGVAATALLAGLLVGCSEEGEQIPTIGYAIDSTVTTYNANSAAGAVSGARQAFARVLPGFTYTGPEGGPVADTDIGTANITPGESLTVRYELNPNSVYSDGVPMSCDDLMLAWAANSGRFTQSNDEGVTVPMFDAASTAGYSDIDRIDCRSGAKDAIVTFKPDRYVIDWKSLFSATEMMPAHIVANATGIPDIVAAVQDADNEVMARIADFWNGAWTMTPGGLDLTLFPASGPYKIESFSEDGGLVLVANDRWWGNRPATSRIVVWPKFSDVNAKIADGTVEVLDVATGSVPGMNLDGFDVTEVPSFSVEQFILSTSGVFEDPAARRAFALCLPREEMASKFGAPSGPEGTAGSADTRFVPPDSLVYRAAADTVNGRYKAPDTEASAAALAEIDDPSPTVRIGYLGPDPRRAEIVADAAAACAPAGITVQDVGSPEFTPSMLRDGQVDAVLAGTASAPGAAGTAADTTAMYALRSGIGSNFGNYANGRIDEIVDQLAVDGFIGTQLALSTEAENILWSEMPTVPLFHQARSIAFASGLQAGTVNPTRSGAGWNMDRWIFVR
- a CDS encoding RelA/SpoT family protein, which translates into the protein MTSNLDRSQNTESTSSKQSDAESPAVNQASGDSRGTQGVAVPASASRRVRARLARRITGQRNTAIRPVLEPLVSLHRELYPKADLAILQRAYDVAEEQHADQRRKSGDPYITHPLAVASILAELGMDTTTLVAALLHDTIEDTGYSVEQLTAEFGEEVAHLVDGVTKLDKVVLGNAAEGETIRKMIIAMARDPRVLVIKVADRLHNMRTMRFLPPEKQARKARETLEVIAPLAHRLGMATVKWELEDLSFAILHPKKYEEIVRLVADRAPSRDTYLAKVRAQINATLTASRINAIVEGRPKHYWSIYQKMIVKGRDFDDIHDLVGVRILCDEVRECYAAVGVVHSLWQPMAGRFKDYIAQPRYGVYQSLHTTVVGPEGKPLEVQIRTHDMHRTAEFGIAAHWRYKETKGKHSGDATETDDMAWMRQLLDWQREAADPGEFLESLRYDLAVKEIFVFTPKGDVITLPTGSTPVDFAYAVHTEVGHRCIGARVNGRLVALERKLENGEVVDVFTSKAATAGPSRDWQSFVVSPRAKTKIRQWFAKERREEALEAGKDAIAKEVRRVGLPLQRLMNAESMSSIAHELHYTDVSMLYTAVGEHHVSAQHVVQRLVAHLGGVGDVEEELAERSTPSSIAMRPRTSGDVGVLVPGAEGTVVKLAKCCTPVPGDEIMGFVTRGGMVSVHRTDCTNAGSLRAQSERIIEVEWAPSTSSLFLVAIQIEALDRHRLLSDVTKALADEKVNILSASVTTSGDRVAVSKFTFEMGDPKHLGHVLNVVRNVEGVYDVYRVTSAG
- a CDS encoding putative quinol monooxygenase; protein product: MIFIVVKFNVLDSHRDDWLNLTREFTEATRAEPGNLWYDWSHSVDNPNEYVLVEGFRDAQAGAEHVNSEHFRRGMETMRPALSETPRIINTEIPGVEWSSMGELEITR